Proteins encoded in a region of the Leishmania panamensis strain MHOM/PA/94/PSC-1 chromosome 15 sequence genome:
- a CDS encoding hypothetical protein (TriTrypDB/GeneDB-style sysID: LpmP.15.0550): MSFASSHTSPSTTASPEVLLTAYKAEVQQLRDDPHKVTPSDMEGCRSSTRGDTGPAARGVFGEALEGKYLLLIRKNKDLTVQLGTVQQQLAAAQKALQAEQEKTQRLASAVTVSSLGTRGVKSSSKLPAGATGLDDGGSSNSGNKTNGGSGGGVAAASSTAIARVYDQLHQKELAMAEVQRENATLRSLIQREVGLRDDTREVDDLLRRAAAASSSGGSTPAGVGCKSPSGTDAGGWRGRAEEIVLLKCKLKDVQRELKMVVAQSGSGRGEDGVDTLMDPLALPASVRAFLGVDADPATEARSIATTTTSQVRRPRRDVDSYARDRLSAMQHQRAAQQRELSANLEQQQHELNEERMKSSALQARVKTMKSELHTLRSYVDTILEKSSTDDELVAAYKTELQRANEEIRHWRRAAEETLKGASRGCNSDGETSTAFTVKGMRSGLNNAAAAAARAASYRQATEDKTIVSAGCGEEGKACAAPLPLWSSQSPKSFSRSLYEWVCQACDEVPQEVEPKSTQPAVEVSAKQLAAVLRHAYQHVVLVERSTVAAADMALAVPTSTSGESILHRENTALKRRVCALSDLMEKELQAQRVLWTIANADATPSTMS; this comes from the coding sequence ATGTCCTTCGCGTCGTCCcacacctctccctccacgACCGCCTCGCCTGAGGTGCTCCTCACTGCCTATAAGGCTGAAGTTCAGCAATTGCGCGATGACCCGCATAAGGTCACTCCCAGCGACATGGAgggctgtcgcagcagcaccaggggAGACACTGGTCCTGCTGCGAGAGGCGTGTTCGGTGAAGCTTTGGAAGGCAAGTACCTTCTCTTGATCAGAAAAAACAAGGACCTCACAGTGCAGCTTGGCACCGTGCAGCAACAGCTAGCCGCCGCacagaaggcgctgcaggcggagcaggagaagaCGCAGCGACTAGCCTCCGCCGTCACAGTCTCCTCGCTTGGCACTCGAGGAGTAAAGTCCAGCTCAAAGTTGCCGGCAGGAGCGACTGGCCTGGACGACGGCGGTAGCAGCAATAGTGGCAACAAGACCAACGGTGGAAGTGGTGGGGGGGTAGCGGCAGCATCGTCCACTGCTATCGCGCGCGTGTACGATCAGCTGCACCAGAAGGAGCTCGCCATGGCTGAGGTGCAGCGGGAGAACGCCACTCTGCGCTCCCTCATTCAACGCGAAGTCGGACTACGTGATGACACAAGGGAAGTGGACGACCTCTTGCGCCgtgcggctgccgcctcgAGCAGCGGTGGGTCAACGCCAGCAGGTGTCGGTTGTAAGTCGCCCTCCGGCACGGACGCGGGTGGCTGGCGCGGTCGTGCGGAGGAGATTGTCCTCCTGAAATGTAAGCTCAAGGATGTACAACGGGAGTTGAAGATGGTCGTGGCgcagagcggcagtggtcgcggcgaggatggcgtGGATACACTGATGGACCCGCTCGCGCTGCCTGCCTCCGTCCGCGCTTTCCTAGGCGTGGATGCTGACCCCGCGACTGAGGCTCGATCGAtcgcaaccaccaccacctcacaGGTGCGTCGGCCACGTCGCGACGTCGACAGCTACGCGCGCGATAGGCTAAGCGCcatgcagcaccagcgggcggcgcagcagcgcgagctcAGCGCTAACCttgagcagcaacagcacgaACTTAACGAAGAGCGAATGAAATCGTCCGCCCTGCAGGCGCGGGTGAAGACAATGAAGTCGGAGCTTCATACGCTGCGCAGCTATGTGGACACAATTCtagagaagagcagcaccgaTGATGAGCTCGTTGCGGCGTACAAGACAGAGTTGCAGCGCGCCAACGAGGAAATACGCCACTGGCGACGGGCAGCTGAGGAGACTCTGAAAGGGGCAAGCCGCGGCTGCAACAGTGATGGCGAGACAAGTACCGCCTTTACCGTCAAAGGTATGCGCAGTGGACTCaacaacgcagcagcagcagcggcgcgggcGGCATCCTATCGACAGGCCACCGAAGATAAAACGATTGTCAGTGCCGGttgtggggaggagggaaaggcgtgcgctgcgccacttcCATTGTGGTCGTCTCAGTCGCCGAAGTCCTTCTCGCGGTCTTTGTACGAGTGGGTGTGCCAGGCATGTGACGAGGTACCGCAGGAAGTGGAGCCGAAGAGCACCCAGCCGGCAGTGGAGGTCTCCGCGAAGCagctggcagcggtgctgcggcacgccTACCAACATGTTGTGCTGGTCGAGCGGAGCACTGTAGCAGCCGCGGACATGGCGCTGGCTGTGCCAACGAGCACTAGCGGTGAGAGCATCTTACACAGGGAGAACACGGCGTTGAAGAGGCGCGTTTGTGCGCTGTCGGACCTGATGGAGAAGGAGTTGCAGGCGCAGCGTGTTTTGTGGACTATAGCCAACGCAGACGCAACACCGTCGACAATGTCGTAA
- a CDS encoding hypothetical protein (TriTrypDB/GeneDB-style sysID: LpmP.15.0560), whose product MTSSTSVARPVPMRLGSLLLGVFSLLTAAALTRAADVSYQTDPRALLGCSAYADYFPYMITTTDCPVRDLCITRKRCCKNRNETNLGKCLDITSFSCDTAAMCANYSEGTSRSSSSTNLWYPETQDGGASLMCCQAGTTTTEAPAVPPLDSSSLEEVSQDTDLPPASMCDDTTSTACTVMSMFAPIVRAFCQNPNLSMYTDAYINENVPHMCCLYTAAPLNGNSNESVTAGKVACGSNLLDLPLTGEYHCMLDLRGAAKVCCNGRIEDHLSSSDGTGSAASSGQSRVFTYISHECLFNPDTNGNSAPSPAMSVTQRLTVAVLSVMAAYLCT is encoded by the coding sequence ATGACTTCTTCCACTTCAGTGGCACGACCAGTTCCGATGCGACTTGGGTCGCTCCTGCTAGGAGTCTTCTCGCTCCTCACGGCGGCGGCCCTCACCCGGGCCGCCGACGTGTCGTACCAGACTGACCCACGTGCCTTGTTGGGATGCTCAGCCTACGCCGACTATTTCCCCTACATGATAACCACCACGGACTGCCCTGTCAGAGACCTCTGCATTACGcgcaagcgctgctgcaagaACAGGAATGAGACGAACCTCGGCAAGTGCCTTGACATAACCTCCTTTTCGTGTGACACCGCGGCCATGTGCGCCAATTATTCGGAGGGGACCTCTCGAAGCAGCTCCAGTACGAACCTGTGGTACCCAGAGACGCAGGACGGTGGTGCGTCGCTGATGTGCTGTCAGGCAGGGACAACCACAACAGAAGCCCCTGCCGTCCCGCCCCTCGACAGCTCGAGCTTGGAGGAGGTGAGTCAGGACACTGACTTGCCGCCGGCATCAATGTGCGACGACACGACCTCGACAGCGTGCACGGTAATGTCGATGTTCGCACCCATTGTCCGCGCCTTCTGCCAGAACCCCAACCTCAGCATGTACACTGATGCATACATTAACGAGAACGTGCCACACATGTGCTGCCTGTACACCGCTGCTCCCCTCAACGGCAACAGTAACGAGTCCGTGACTGCAGGCAAGGTAGCCTGCGGCTCGAACTTACTGGACCTACCTCTAACAGGCGAGTACCACTGCATGCTTGAcctgcgcggcgccgctAAGGTTTGCTGCAACGGACGTATTGAAGATCACCTaagcagcagtgacggcACTGGTAGCGCTGCATCATCTGGCCAGAGCCGCGTCTTTACGTACATAAGCCACGAATGCCTCTTTAACCCCGATACGAACGGAAACAGCGCCCCTTCGCCGGCTATGTCGGTGACGCAGCggctgacggtggcggtgctgtcggTGATGGCTGCATACCTCTGCACGTAG